From the Balearica regulorum gibbericeps isolate bBalReg1 chromosome 4, bBalReg1.pri, whole genome shotgun sequence genome, one window contains:
- the CFAP184 gene encoding cilia- and flagella-associated protein 184, producing the protein MEPPGAGCRGAVGRGGTAGAAPAAGGAGEEEAASGRGGAAGEAPSAPGGAERRSGEAAGEEPDVGEEGEAERRERAELLEQHRGLAGERERLRQVSARLQLRLGELLRLRQGERRPRQELGAGGPQLYGQRLRLLRELREQRERAAAACREQVEARRRGGEERQARAQAEWAAFQARKKAVAVFSLGRRLGGREAAVKAADRAQAREWDKEQQVREARVENIKLKHEIQNLETILKAQGEPAVGQHFMDFEHMKEENQKHNEKIDNLSDEILKLKKKVSNTVCVLSQFREKLQFVEAENQGRRAELMDIETVLSQKRDILTKTKQARDRLRRNNLKLQQKCELLGNKILLRDFEETVDTVELLSQRLETLKRHHAALILTCRGIQKKIKEANSFFLAEDS; encoded by the exons ATGGAGCCGCCGGGTGCCGGGTGCCGAGGAGCCGTCGGTCGCGGCGGGACCGCAGGAGCCGCGCCAGcagccggcggggccggggaggaggaggcggccaGCGGCAGGGGCGGTGCCGCGGGAGAGGCCCCGTCCGCCCCCGGCGGAGCCGAGCGGAGGAGCGGCGAGGCGGCGGGCGAGGAGCCGGACGTGGGGGAGGAGGGCGAGGCCGAGCGTCGGGAGCGGgcggagctgctggagcagcaccgGGGGCTGGCGGGCGAGCGGGAGCGGCTGCGGCAGGTCAGCGCCCGCCTGCAGCTGCGGCTGGGCGAGCTGCTGCGGCTGCGGCAGGGCGAGAGGCGGCCGCGGCAGGAGCTGGGCGCGGGCGGGCCGCAGCTGTACGGCCAACGCCTCCGGCTGCTGCGGGAGCTGCGAGAGCAGCGGGAACGGGCGGCCGCGGCCTGCCGGGAGCAGGTGGaggcccggcggcggggcggcgagGAGCGGCAGGCCCGGGCCCAGGCCGAGTGGGCCGCCTTCCAGGCCCGCAAGAAGGCGGTGGCCGTCTTCAGCCTAGGCCGGCGGCTGGGCGGCAGGGAAGCGGCGGTGAAGGCGGCGGACCGGGCCCAGGCCAGGGAGTGGGACAAAGAACAGCAAGTGCGTGAG GCCCGGGTGGAAAACATCAAGCTGAAGCATGAAATCCAAAACCTTGAAACCATCTTGAAAGCTCAGGGGGAACCGGCAGTAGGGCAACATTTTATGGACTTTGAGCACATGaaggaagagaatcagaagcaCAATGAAAAGATTGATAACCTCAGTGATGAAATCCTGAAGCTCAAAAAGAAGGTATCGAACACAGTATGCGTTCTCAGCCAGTTCAGGGAAAAACTACAGTTTGTGGAAGCTGAGAATCAAGGCAGAAGGGCTGAACTGATGGACATTGAGACTGTCTTGTCACAGAAGAGAGACATTCtgaccaaaaccaaacaggccAGAGACAGACTGCGGAGAAACAATTTGAAATTGCAGCAGAAATGTGAGTTGCTCGGAAATAAGATACTACTTCGGGACTTTGAGGAAACGGTGGATACTGTAGAGCTGCTAAGTCAGCGACTGGAAACACTGAAACGTCACCACGCAGCTCTGATCCTTACTTGTAGgggaattcagaaaaaaatcaaggaagctaattcctttttccttgctgAGGACAGCTGA
- the TADA2B gene encoding transcriptional adapter 2-beta, translated as MAELGKKYCVYCLAEVSSLRFRCTECADIELCPDCFSAGAEIGPHRRWHGYQLVDGGRFTLWGAEAEGGWSSREEQLLLDAIEQFGFGNWEDMAAHVGASRTPQEVMEHYVSMYIHGNLGKACIPDTIPNRVTDHTCPSGGPLSPSLTTPLPPLDISVAEQQQLGYMPLRDDYEIEYDQDAETLISGLSVNYDDDDVEIELKRAHVDMYVRKLKERQRRKNIARDYNLVPAFLGKDKKDKEKAPKRKITKEEKELRLKLRPLYQFMSCKEFEDFFENMHKERILRAKIRELQRYRRNGITKMEESAEYEAARHKREKRKENKNIASSKRGKEDGKEGEFAAIENLPGFELLSDREKVLCSSLNLSPARYVTVKTIIIKDHLQKRQGIPSKSRLPSYLDKVLKKRILNFLTESGWISRDAS; from the exons ATGGCGGAACTGGGGAAGAAGTACTGCGTGTACTGCCTGGCCGAGGTGAGCTCCCTGCGCTTCCGCTGCACCGAGTGCGCCGACATCGAGCTCTGCCCCGACTGCTTCTCGGCGGGCGCCGAGATCGGCCCGCACCGCCGATGGCACGGCTACCAGCTCGTCGACGGCGGCCGCTTCACCCTCTGGGGCGCCGAGGCCGAGGGCGGCTGGAGCAGCCgggaggagcagctgctgctggacgCCATCGAGCAGTTCGGCTTCGGCAACTGG gAGGACATGGCTGCTCACGTGGGAGCATCCCGAACCCCTCAGGAGGTGATGGAACACTATGTGAGCATGTATATCCATGGCAACCTGGGAAAAGCCTGCATCCCTGACACGATTCCCAACAGAGTAACGGATCACACGTGTCCCAGTGGCGGCCCGCTTTCTCCCAGCTTGACCACGCCGCTCCCACCGTTGGATATATCggtggctgagcagcagcagctgggataTATGCCACTTCGGGATGACTACGAGATCGAATACGATCAAGATGCGGAGACTCTGATCAGCGGCCTTTCGGTGAACTACGATGACGACGACGTGGAAATAGAGTTAAAAAGAGCTCACGTAGACATGTACGTAAGGAAACTCAAGGAACGGCAACGGCGGAAGAACATCGCGCGAGACTATAACTTGGTACCGGCCTTTCTGGGGAAGGATAAAAAGGACAAGGAGAAAGCTCCCAAACGAAAGAtcacaaaagaagagaaggagttGAGGCTGAAACTGCGGCCTCTGTACCAATTCATGTCTTGTAAGGAGTTTGAAGACTTCTTTGAGAACATGCACAAGGAGAGGATACTTCGAGCAAAGATTCGGGAGCTGCAGCGGTATCGTCGAAATGGAATCACCAAAATGGAAGAGTCAGCAGAATACGAGGCAGCCAGGCATAAacgggaaaagaggaaggagaacaaAAACATAGCTAGTTccaagagagggaaggaagatggTAAAGAAGGTGAATTTGCTGCCATTGAAAACCTGCCTGGCTTTGAACTGTTGTCCGATAGGGAAAAGGTGCTCTGCAGCTCTCTAAATTTGAGTCCCGCCCGTTATGTGACTGTAAAAACTATAATCATTAAAGACCATCTCCaaaaaagacaaggaattcCTTCCAAGAGTCGCCTTCCCAGTTACTTAGATAAGGTactgaagaaaaggattttaaactTTCTAACAGAAAGCGGTTGGATATCCAGGGATGCTTCATGA
- the GRPEL1 gene encoding grpE protein homolog 1, mitochondrial, with product MAAVAQCVRGALRPRYPLLSFSLRTSPRLLCVATQQKNTGQNLEEDQSQSQNEQKVEPSSAEKMLTEEKAKLEEQLKEVTDKYKRALADAENVRQRSQKLVEEAKLYGIQSFCKDLLEVADILEKATESVPKEEIKDENPHLKSLYEGLVMTEVQIQKVFKKHGLLRLNPVGAKFDPYEHEALFHAPMEGKEPGTIALVSKIGYKLHGRTLRPALVGVVKDA from the exons ATGGCGGCGGTGGCCCAGTGCGTGCGGGGCGCGCTGCGCCCGCGGTATCCGCTGCTGAGCTTCTCCCTGAG GACTTCTCCACGACTGCTTTGTGTAGCAAcgcaacagaaaaatactggcCAGAACTTGGAAGAGGACCAGAGTCAGAGCCAAAATGAGCAGAAGGTTGaacccagctctgctgaaaaaatgCTAACTGAAGAAAAGGCCAAACTGGAAGAACAACTAAAAGAAGTTACT GACAAGTACAAGCGTGCCTTGGCAGATGCTGAAAACGTGAGGCAAAGAAGCCAGAAACTGGTAGAAGAGGCAAAGTTATACG gGATTCAGAGCTTCTGTAAGGACTTACTAGAAGTTGCAGACATTTTggagaaagcaacagaaagtGTTCCgaaagaagaaattaaggaTGAAAATCCTCACTTGAAGAGCTTATATGAAGGTCTTGTTATGACAGAAGTACAGAttcaaaaagtgtttaaaaaacatgGCCTGCTCAGACTGAATCCTGTCGGAGCCAAGTTTGATCCGTATGAACACGAAGCATTGTTCCATGCTCCCATGGAAGGGAAGGAGCCTGGCACTATTGCGTTAGTATCCAAGATCGGCTATAAGCTACATGGGCGTACGCTGCGGCCTGCCTTGGTGGGTGTTGTGAAAGATGCTTAA